A single genomic interval of Hyalangium ruber harbors:
- the tssA gene encoding type VI secretion system protein TssA — protein MAVSIEQLREKAKNWIEPVSAAAPAGAAAKTNPQYEAVIAEMAKLESVTGGAVDWNLVLDSGGKVLQSVSKDLRIATYLAFGLYQTQGLDGLATGLVVISEIMDRFWPGLFPELARLRGRANALGWLIERASSTLPDMQVDANARDRVEALDVAAARLAEVARQKFEANGPAVRPLLESVQRLKASLPADAPPPPPPPPPEVKPVTPPPPAIAPVAAPPPVASAMPAVGGMASVEAATDFLRQTGSALINAAGTLRRASALDPQPYRLLRVGLYLHLVTPPPSDASGKTSIPAPPPALRQQLERMAANGKWAEVLEEAESALTQHRFWVDLHFLSARALGELGPTYQPARQSLLTELAAWLKRMPAVPKFLFGDGSPAASGETRAWLESELAPPAASGGSPAAGKADGEGGDDEAEVLTEARKLLGGGKAPEAIAMLHKRVEEATSSRKRFRARLALAKICAASSQPNMARALYEALDKESVERGLDVWEPALAGECLEGLLAVSRPPPKAPEGLVSEFNARYHRLCLIDPSAALRVSL, from the coding sequence ATGGCAGTCTCGATCGAACAACTCCGGGAGAAGGCGAAGAACTGGATCGAGCCCGTCTCGGCGGCGGCTCCGGCCGGTGCCGCGGCGAAGACGAACCCTCAGTACGAGGCCGTCATCGCGGAGATGGCCAAGCTGGAATCGGTGACCGGCGGCGCGGTGGACTGGAACCTGGTGCTCGACTCGGGCGGCAAGGTGCTCCAGTCCGTCTCCAAGGATCTGCGCATCGCCACGTACCTGGCCTTTGGCCTGTACCAGACGCAGGGCCTCGATGGGCTCGCCACCGGGCTGGTGGTCATCTCCGAGATCATGGACCGGTTCTGGCCCGGTCTCTTCCCGGAGCTGGCGCGCCTGCGTGGCCGCGCCAACGCGCTCGGCTGGCTCATCGAGCGGGCCTCCAGCACGCTGCCCGACATGCAGGTGGACGCCAACGCACGCGACCGGGTCGAGGCCCTGGACGTGGCCGCCGCGCGGCTGGCCGAGGTGGCGCGCCAGAAGTTCGAGGCCAACGGGCCCGCCGTCCGGCCGCTGCTGGAGAGCGTGCAGCGCCTCAAGGCCTCGCTGCCCGCCGATGCTCCGCCGCCCCCGCCTCCGCCTCCGCCCGAGGTGAAGCCCGTCACGCCTCCGCCTCCGGCGATCGCCCCGGTGGCCGCGCCCCCGCCCGTCGCCAGCGCCATGCCCGCGGTGGGCGGGATGGCCAGCGTCGAGGCCGCCACGGACTTCCTGCGCCAGACGGGCTCGGCGCTGATCAACGCGGCGGGCACGCTGCGCCGAGCCTCCGCCCTGGATCCCCAGCCGTACCGGCTGCTGCGCGTGGGCCTGTACCTGCACCTGGTCACCCCGCCGCCCTCGGATGCTAGCGGCAAGACGAGCATCCCCGCGCCGCCGCCCGCGCTGCGCCAGCAGTTGGAGCGCATGGCCGCCAACGGCAAGTGGGCCGAGGTGCTGGAGGAGGCCGAGTCCGCCCTCACGCAGCACCGCTTCTGGGTGGATCTGCACTTCCTCAGCGCCCGCGCGCTGGGAGAGCTGGGGCCCACCTACCAGCCCGCCCGGCAGTCACTGCTCACGGAGCTGGCCGCGTGGCTCAAGCGCATGCCCGCGGTGCCCAAGTTCCTGTTCGGCGATGGCTCGCCGGCGGCCAGCGGAGAGACGCGCGCGTGGCTGGAGTCGGAGCTGGCGCCGCCCGCGGCCTCCGGTGGAAGCCCCGCCGCGGGCAAGGCGGACGGGGAGGGCGGCGATGACGAGGCCGAGGTGCTCACCGAGGCGCGCAAGCTGCTCGGTGGCGGCAAGGCGCCCGAGGCGATCGCCATGCTCCACAAGCGCGTGGAGGAGGCGACTTCCAGCCGCAAGCGCTTCCGTGCCCGTCTGGCGCTCGCGAAAATTTGCGCTGCCAGCAGCCAGCCCAACATGGCGCGAGCCCTCTATGAGGCGCTCGACAAGGAGTCGGTCGAGCGGGGGCTGGATGTGTGGGAACCCGCGCTCGCGGGCGAGTGCCTGGAGGGCCTGCTCGCCGTGTCCCGCCCGCCGCCCAAAGCTCCAGAGGGTCTGGTGTCGGAATTCAACGCCCGATATCATCGCCTCTGCCTGATCGATCCCAGCGCTGCCCTGAGGGTGTCTCTGTGA
- the tssB gene encoding type VI secretion system contractile sheath small subunit: protein MSKEGSVAPKERVNIVYKSETGGAQAEVELPLKILMVGDYTGRKDDRPVEERAPINIDKSNFNEVMSKQNLGLDINVADKLSNEKGAEMSVGLKFSTLADFTPEGIVNQVPQLKQLLELRAALNALKGPLGNVPAFRKKIQALLGDTEGRQKLMSELGLGADGKKSE from the coding sequence GTGAGCAAGGAAGGATCTGTCGCGCCGAAAGAGCGCGTCAACATCGTCTACAAGTCCGAGACCGGAGGCGCGCAGGCCGAAGTCGAGCTGCCGCTGAAGATCCTCATGGTGGGCGACTACACCGGCCGCAAGGACGACCGTCCCGTCGAGGAGCGCGCGCCGATCAACATCGACAAGAGCAACTTCAACGAGGTGATGTCCAAGCAGAACCTCGGCCTGGACATCAACGTCGCCGACAAGCTCTCCAACGAGAAGGGCGCGGAGATGTCGGTGGGCCTGAAGTTCTCGACGCTGGCCGACTTCACCCCCGAGGGCATCGTCAACCAGGTGCCCCAGCTCAAGCAGCTGCTCGAGCTGCGCGCGGCGCTCAACGCCCTCAAGGGGCCTCTGGGCAACGTGCCGGCCTTCCGCAAGAAGATCCAGGCGCTGCTCGGGGACACCGAGGGTCGCCAGAAGCTGATGTCCGAACTGGGCCTGGGCGCGGACGGCAAGAAGTCCGAGTAG
- the tssC gene encoding type VI secretion system contractile sheath large subunit has protein sequence MSTEKAASAAATTVEGQASLLDEILAETKMKPSDDGYDVARKGVQAFIAEMLAPGRSAERIDKALVDAMIAEVDQRLSAQVNEILHHPKLQALESAWRGLKFLIDRTDFRENIKVEMMNATKEDLLTDFEDAPETVKSGLYRLVYSNEYGVFGGKPYGMICANYDFGPGPEDIALLQKCASVAAMAHTPFMANASPEFFGESSFLKLPALKDLKSLFEGPQYARWHSFRESEDARYVGLCMPRFLLRLPYGEKTISVKSFNFNEDVVGHHERYLWGHASVAMASRVADSFAKYRWCPNIIGPQSGGAVESLPLHQYEAMGEVQTKIPTEVLLTERREYELSEEGFIGMVFRKDADNAAFFSANSVQKPKFFGNSPEGKAAETNYRLSTQLPYMFIMSRLSHYLKVLQREQIGSWKERADLERELNQWIGQYVADMDDPAPSVRSKRPLRSARIKVEDVEGQPGWYRCNLQVRPHFKYMGASFTLSLVGKLDKE, from the coding sequence ATGAGCACTGAAAAGGCGGCAAGCGCCGCAGCGACAACGGTCGAGGGGCAGGCCTCCCTGCTCGATGAGATCCTCGCCGAGACGAAGATGAAGCCCAGCGACGACGGCTATGACGTCGCGCGCAAGGGCGTGCAGGCCTTCATCGCCGAGATGCTGGCCCCGGGCCGCTCCGCCGAGCGCATCGACAAGGCGCTGGTGGACGCGATGATCGCCGAGGTGGATCAGCGCCTCAGCGCCCAGGTCAACGAGATCCTCCACCACCCCAAGCTCCAGGCGCTCGAGTCGGCCTGGCGCGGGCTGAAGTTCCTGATCGATCGCACGGACTTCCGCGAGAACATCAAGGTGGAGATGATGAATGCCACCAAGGAGGACCTGCTCACCGACTTCGAGGACGCTCCCGAGACGGTGAAGTCGGGCCTCTACCGCCTGGTGTACTCCAACGAGTACGGCGTGTTCGGTGGCAAGCCCTACGGCATGATCTGCGCGAACTATGACTTCGGGCCTGGTCCCGAGGACATCGCGCTGCTGCAGAAGTGCGCCTCCGTGGCGGCCATGGCGCATACGCCGTTCATGGCCAACGCCTCGCCCGAGTTCTTCGGGGAGAGCTCCTTCCTGAAGCTGCCGGCGCTCAAGGACCTCAAGTCCCTGTTCGAGGGCCCGCAGTACGCCCGGTGGCACTCGTTCCGCGAGAGCGAGGACGCGCGCTACGTGGGCCTGTGCATGCCGCGCTTCCTGCTGCGGCTGCCCTACGGCGAGAAGACGATCTCGGTGAAGAGCTTCAACTTCAACGAGGACGTCGTCGGCCACCACGAGCGCTACCTGTGGGGCCATGCCTCCGTGGCGATGGCCAGCCGCGTGGCCGACTCGTTCGCCAAGTACCGCTGGTGCCCGAACATCATCGGCCCGCAGTCGGGTGGCGCGGTGGAGAGCCTGCCGCTGCACCAGTACGAGGCGATGGGCGAGGTGCAGACGAAGATCCCCACCGAGGTGCTGCTCACCGAGCGCCGCGAGTACGAGCTGTCCGAGGAGGGCTTCATCGGCATGGTGTTCCGCAAGGACGCCGACAACGCCGCCTTCTTCTCGGCCAACTCCGTGCAGAAGCCGAAGTTCTTCGGCAACAGCCCCGAGGGCAAGGCGGCCGAGACGAACTACCGCCTCAGCACGCAGCTGCCGTACATGTTCATCATGTCGCGCCTCTCGCACTACCTGAAGGTGCTGCAGCGCGAGCAGATCGGCAGCTGGAAGGAGCGCGCGGATCTCGAGCGTGAGCTCAACCAGTGGATCGGCCAGTACGTGGCCGACATGGATGATCCGGCCCCGTCGGTGCGCTCCAAGCGCCCGCTGCGCTCGGCCCGCATCAAGGTCGAGGACGTGGAGGGCCAGCCGGGCTGGTACCGCTGCAACCTGCAGGTGCGCCCGCACTTCAAGTACATGGGCGCCTCGTTCACGCTCTCCCTGGTCGGCAAGCTCGACAAGGAGTGA
- the tssD gene encoding type VI secretion system tube protein TssD, with the protein MAETVHLYLKANGNEIKGESTQVSLGREGSIECTYYSQEVITAREAGSGMATGRRQYQPLQIRKRIDKSSPLLMKALCENQVIEATFKFFRPNPTGDGTTEQFYSVSFKQGRIASMRQFLPDTFIPATSTEPPMEELTFVFHTIGWTFTQGGVTHEDSWSQQR; encoded by the coding sequence ATGGCCGAGACAGTACACCTGTACCTCAAGGCGAACGGGAACGAGATCAAGGGAGAGAGCACCCAGGTGAGCCTGGGGCGTGAGGGCTCCATCGAGTGTACCTACTACTCGCAGGAGGTCATCACCGCGCGTGAGGCGGGCTCTGGCATGGCCACGGGCCGTCGCCAGTACCAGCCGCTGCAGATCCGCAAGCGCATCGACAAGTCCTCGCCGCTGCTGATGAAGGCGCTGTGCGAGAACCAGGTCATCGAGGCCACCTTCAAGTTCTTCCGCCCGAACCCCACCGGCGACGGCACCACCGAGCAGTTCTACTCGGTGAGCTTCAAGCAGGGCCGCATCGCCAGCATGCGCCAGTTCCTGCCGGACACCTTCATCCCGGCCACCTCCACCGAGCCGCCGATGGAGGAGCTCACCTTCGTGTTCCACACCATCGGGTGGACGTTCACCCAGGGTGGCGTGACGCACGAGGACTCCTGGAGCCAGCAGCGCTAG
- the tssE gene encoding type VI secretion system baseplate subunit TssE, which translates to MAGRGLLSRIESEQGTSSRDADVASSIVEHLRVLLNTRRGDSVTVPGFGVVDFTDLVHSFPSSIQTLQAAIRATILEFEPRVRNVSVRHVPDEDPLMLKFEITAQPADRGARGVLRFRTQMTPGGKIEVW; encoded by the coding sequence GTGGCGGGCCGCGGCCTTCTGTCACGCATCGAGTCGGAGCAGGGCACCTCCTCGCGAGACGCGGATGTGGCCAGCTCCATCGTCGAGCACTTGCGGGTGTTGCTCAACACGCGCCGGGGTGACTCGGTGACGGTGCCGGGCTTCGGAGTGGTGGACTTCACGGACCTCGTCCACTCCTTTCCGTCCTCCATCCAAACGCTGCAGGCGGCCATCCGCGCGACGATCCTCGAGTTCGAGCCGCGGGTGCGCAATGTCAGCGTGCGCCACGTGCCGGACGAGGATCCATTGATGTTGAAGTTCGAGATCACCGCGCAGCCGGCGGATCGCGGCGCCCGGGGTGTGCTGCGTTTCCGGACGCAGATGACACCGGGAGGGAAGATCGAGGTCTGGTGA
- the tssF gene encoding type VI secretion system baseplate subunit TssF: MFSKYYQSELTYLREMGKAFGSANPALAGMLVERGGDPDVERLLEGFAFLTARIRERIDDAVPEVVHGLVDLLLPHYLRVLPSCSVVEFTPHARLLRGRSRIPAGAEVGSKPVDGTTCVFRTTRPVDLLPLTLLETTLDQSSQNNPSLRVQFQVAEQGRSEIFQEEGLSLFLNGELAISGTLLVWLLRHCKGIQVRGGPGTEPVRLPVKNLSATGFSPEDQLLPWPARAPEGFRMLQEYFTLPQKFLFLEIRGLQAAAALTGQKLELVFEFERPPPLPGRVPKDIFKLHCAPVVNLFTTSADPVRVGTLGHEHLLRASGLDPEHMEVYSVDTVTGLQAGRNERLDYRPFFDFAHTTNAESRFYRLRRGHSPINDGMDTFLALGSPRDVAPSTVEETLSIDLTCTNRSLPARLQVGDLSVPTPASPTTAKFRNIIAVTKPVRPPLGSELHWRLLSHLALNQRSLMDPGAMKSVLELYNFQTTADQPAARANQLRVESLRGVTGKPVTRFLQGAPVRGAQVIIDVEESGFNGLGDAFLFGSVLDELLASYVSLNAFSEMVLRVQPSQVEYRWSPRNGRQPIA; encoded by the coding sequence GTGTTCAGCAAGTACTACCAGAGCGAGCTCACATACCTGAGGGAGATGGGCAAGGCGTTCGGCAGCGCCAACCCCGCGCTGGCCGGCATGCTGGTGGAGCGCGGCGGAGACCCCGACGTCGAGCGTCTGCTGGAGGGCTTCGCGTTCCTCACGGCGCGCATCCGCGAGCGCATCGACGACGCGGTGCCCGAGGTGGTCCACGGCCTGGTGGATCTGCTCCTGCCGCACTACCTGCGCGTGCTGCCCTCGTGCTCGGTGGTGGAGTTCACCCCGCATGCGCGCCTGCTGCGCGGCCGCTCGCGGATCCCCGCGGGGGCGGAGGTGGGCTCCAAGCCGGTGGATGGCACCACGTGCGTGTTCCGCACGACGCGGCCGGTGGATCTGCTGCCGCTCACGTTGCTGGAGACGACGCTGGATCAGTCGTCGCAGAACAACCCCTCGCTGCGGGTGCAGTTCCAGGTGGCCGAGCAGGGGCGCAGTGAGATCTTCCAGGAGGAGGGGCTGAGCCTCTTCCTCAACGGCGAGCTGGCCATCAGCGGCACGTTGCTGGTGTGGCTGCTGCGGCACTGCAAGGGCATCCAGGTGCGCGGCGGGCCGGGCACCGAGCCGGTGCGGCTGCCGGTGAAGAACCTGAGCGCCACGGGCTTCTCGCCCGAGGATCAGCTGCTGCCGTGGCCGGCGCGCGCCCCCGAGGGCTTCCGCATGCTGCAGGAGTACTTCACCCTGCCGCAGAAGTTCCTCTTCCTCGAGATTCGGGGGCTGCAGGCGGCCGCGGCGCTCACGGGGCAGAAGCTGGAGCTGGTGTTCGAGTTCGAGCGCCCGCCGCCGCTGCCCGGGCGCGTGCCCAAGGACATCTTCAAGCTGCACTGCGCGCCGGTGGTGAACCTGTTCACCACGTCCGCGGATCCGGTGCGGGTGGGCACGCTGGGCCACGAGCACCTGCTGCGCGCCTCCGGCCTGGATCCGGAGCACATGGAGGTCTACTCGGTGGACACCGTGACGGGCCTGCAGGCCGGTCGCAACGAGCGGTTGGACTACCGGCCCTTCTTCGACTTCGCGCACACCACCAACGCCGAGTCGCGCTTCTACCGCCTGCGCCGGGGGCATTCGCCCATCAACGACGGCATGGACACGTTCCTGGCGCTGGGCAGCCCGCGGGACGTGGCGCCGTCGACGGTGGAGGAGACGCTCTCCATCGATCTCACGTGTACCAACCGCTCGCTGCCGGCCCGGCTGCAGGTGGGGGACTTGAGCGTGCCGACGCCCGCCTCGCCCACCACGGCGAAGTTCCGCAACATCATCGCGGTGACCAAGCCGGTGCGGCCGCCGCTGGGCTCGGAGCTGCACTGGCGCCTGCTGTCGCACCTGGCGCTCAATCAGCGATCGTTGATGGACCCGGGGGCGATGAAGTCGGTGCTCGAGCTCTACAACTTCCAGACGACGGCGGACCAGCCGGCGGCGCGGGCCAACCAGCTTCGCGTCGAGTCGCTGCGGGGCGTGACGGGCAAGCCGGTGACGCGCTTCCTGCAAGGCGCGCCGGTGCGGGGCGCCCAGGTGATCATCGATGTGGAGGAGTCGGGCTTCAACGGGCTGGGAGATGCCTTCCTCTTTGGCAGCGTGCTGGATGAGCTGCTGGCCTCGTACGTGAGCCTCAACGCTTTCAGCGAGATGGTGCTGCGCGTTCAACCCTCTCAGGTGGAGTACCGGTGGTCCCCTCGCAACGGTCGTCAGCCGATCGCTTGA
- the tssG gene encoding type VI secretion system baseplate subunit TssG has product MEEPGEEGGELETLSLASRLERLTSGAMQVQAQGGAGDATMRFRLDAALQFIAGDVRFVPLVGLLERLTAGSVRVGGDGPPTEEAIRFRHDPALIFSAGDVSQVKLVPRVTEWGEQQHGPRHVFEVVTTFLGLTGASSPLPGYLVEEIAQEDPDRPLKREFLDLFHHRLVSLLYRALSRYLLEGEATRAGDDVWSRRVLALAGLDTYERGPQVGLSVAQLLRLAPLLATRARTGRTLELALTDVLRNELGEARVTVRQFAGSWVDVEPEQRMMLGKLNSHLGRSSMLGGRLFDRAGKFIIGISPLDGPTYHRLLPEGDLSPLVREVVTLVVRDPLECAMELGVREDVLGAFQITQKNTARLGRNTYLGGRRGAVPRLRTRVVTLPQPAGNGSTSASP; this is encoded by the coding sequence GTGGAGGAGCCAGGCGAGGAGGGCGGCGAGCTGGAGACCCTGTCCCTGGCCTCGCGGCTGGAGCGGCTCACCTCGGGCGCCATGCAGGTGCAGGCCCAGGGCGGGGCAGGGGACGCGACCATGCGCTTCCGGCTGGACGCGGCGCTCCAGTTCATCGCCGGGGACGTGCGCTTCGTACCACTGGTGGGCCTGCTGGAGCGGCTCACCGCGGGCTCGGTGCGCGTGGGCGGCGATGGGCCTCCCACCGAGGAGGCCATCCGCTTCCGGCATGATCCGGCGCTCATCTTCAGCGCCGGAGACGTGAGCCAGGTCAAGCTGGTGCCGCGCGTGACGGAGTGGGGCGAGCAGCAGCACGGCCCTCGGCATGTCTTCGAGGTGGTCACCACCTTCCTGGGGCTCACCGGCGCGTCCTCGCCGCTGCCCGGCTATCTCGTGGAGGAGATCGCCCAGGAGGATCCGGATCGACCGCTCAAGCGCGAGTTCCTGGACCTGTTCCACCACCGGCTCGTGTCGCTGCTGTACCGGGCGCTGTCGCGCTACCTGCTCGAGGGCGAGGCGACGCGCGCTGGCGATGACGTGTGGAGCCGGCGCGTGCTGGCGCTGGCGGGCCTGGACACGTACGAGCGTGGCCCGCAGGTGGGCCTGTCGGTGGCCCAGCTGCTGCGGCTGGCGCCGCTGCTGGCGACGCGGGCGCGGACAGGCCGGACGCTGGAGCTGGCGCTCACGGACGTGCTGCGCAACGAGCTGGGTGAGGCCCGCGTCACCGTGCGCCAGTTCGCCGGCAGCTGGGTGGACGTGGAGCCCGAGCAGCGGATGATGCTGGGCAAGCTCAACTCGCACCTGGGACGTTCATCGATGCTGGGCGGTCGGCTGTTCGATCGGGCCGGCAAGTTCATCATCGGCATCTCGCCGCTGGATGGGCCCACCTACCACCGCTTGCTGCCCGAGGGGGACTTGAGTCCCCTGGTGCGCGAGGTGGTGACGCTGGTGGTGCGCGATCCGCTCGAGTGCGCGATGGAGCTGGGCGTGCGCGAGGACGTGCTCGGCGCCTTTCAGATCACCCAGAAGAATACCGCCCGCCTTGGGCGCAACACCTACCTGGGGGGCCGACGTGGGGCCGTTCCCCGATTGAGGACACGGGTCGTGACCCTTCCTCAGCCGGCGGGGAATGGGTCCACCTCCGCCAGCCCCTGA
- the tssH gene encoding type VI secretion system ATPase TssH, which translates to MRVEPKTLVRRLTSTATRSLEAAVARASSARSYEITPEHMLRQLLEDEEGEASLLLRHFQVDRTKVLARVEETLRGLRNGNAGRPVFSESLFQWFEDAWVLTSLEHGAQRLRSGALMAQWIVRSSRYSAESYPELDAVSSEALKKGFEEAVSSSKEAAEIAAAGTAAAPAGGAPAPRGEEALSRFTTSFTGKAREGKIDPIFGRDREIRQMIDVLSRRRKNNPIIVGEPGVGKTALVEGLARAIVTGDVPDSLKNFELLGLDLGLLQAGAGVKGEFENRLKAVISEVKASPKPIILFIDEAHTIIGAGGPQGGGDAANLLKPELARGELRTVAATTWSEYKKYFEKDPALERRFQPVKVDEPSEADAVLMIRGLRPTYEKAHNVTIREEAVTAAVALSHRYISGRQLPDKAVDLLDTAAARVKLEQSARPDELVELEAKLAALESEKAARERELATGQTPPHEDGTPVEERLAAVKDQVATLRARWEEQRAAVDGLKKAQAELDAAKEASEKEKLKAKVTELRDALKKMQGESPMVHVDVDADVVARVVAGWTGVPVGKMRSSTLTAVLQLEDTLRARVRGQDMALRTVAETIRASTAGIRNPTTPIGVLLFVGTSGVGKTETALALADSLYGGERFLTTINMSEFQEKHTVSRLIGSPPGYVGYGEGGMLTEAVRQRPYSVVLLDECEKADPEVLNLFYQVFDKGVLNDGEGRTVDFKNTVVILTSNLGTDVIMQLFQQPEPPSIDAVREALKPVLTKHFKPALLARMSIVPYVPIQKDILKDIAAMKLNSLAGRLHTSHRIKTEFAPEVFEEFARRCTDMDAGARNVDHVLRASLMPQLSRELLEHMASGATPTHLRVGLTLGGEWDLAFSQA; encoded by the coding sequence ATGCGCGTTGAACCGAAAACCCTCGTCCGGCGTTTGACCTCCACTGCCACGCGCAGCCTGGAGGCCGCTGTCGCCCGTGCGAGCAGCGCCCGTAGCTATGAAATCACCCCGGAGCACATGCTCCGCCAGCTCCTGGAGGACGAGGAGGGCGAGGCTTCGCTGCTGCTGCGCCACTTCCAGGTAGATCGCACCAAGGTGCTCGCCCGCGTCGAGGAGACGCTGCGGGGCCTGCGCAACGGCAACGCCGGGCGGCCGGTGTTCTCCGAGAGCCTGTTCCAGTGGTTCGAGGATGCGTGGGTGCTCACCTCGCTGGAGCACGGCGCGCAGCGGCTGCGCTCCGGCGCGTTGATGGCGCAGTGGATCGTCCGCTCCAGTCGCTACTCGGCCGAGTCGTACCCGGAACTGGATGCCGTCTCCTCCGAGGCTCTCAAGAAGGGCTTCGAGGAGGCTGTCAGCTCCTCCAAGGAGGCGGCGGAGATCGCCGCGGCGGGCACGGCGGCGGCACCGGCGGGCGGGGCTCCCGCGCCTCGGGGCGAGGAGGCGCTCTCGCGCTTCACCACCTCGTTCACGGGCAAGGCCCGCGAGGGGAAGATCGATCCGATCTTCGGCCGTGATCGCGAGATCCGTCAGATGATCGACGTGCTCTCTCGGCGCCGGAAGAACAACCCCATCATCGTGGGCGAGCCCGGAGTGGGTAAGACGGCGCTCGTAGAGGGCCTGGCGCGCGCCATCGTCACCGGCGATGTGCCCGACTCCCTGAAGAACTTCGAGCTGCTGGGGCTGGACCTGGGCCTGCTGCAGGCGGGCGCCGGTGTGAAGGGCGAGTTCGAGAACCGGCTCAAGGCGGTCATCTCCGAGGTGAAGGCCTCGCCCAAGCCGATCATCCTCTTCATCGACGAGGCGCACACGATCATCGGCGCCGGTGGTCCGCAGGGCGGCGGCGACGCGGCCAACCTGCTCAAGCCGGAGCTGGCGCGCGGCGAGCTGCGCACCGTTGCCGCCACCACCTGGTCCGAGTACAAGAAGTACTTCGAGAAGGACCCGGCGCTCGAGCGGCGCTTCCAGCCGGTGAAGGTGGACGAGCCCTCGGAGGCGGACGCGGTGCTGATGATCCGCGGCCTGCGGCCCACGTACGAGAAGGCCCACAACGTCACCATCCGCGAGGAGGCGGTGACGGCGGCGGTGGCGCTCTCGCACCGCTACATCTCCGGCCGGCAGCTGCCGGACAAGGCGGTGGACCTGCTGGACACGGCGGCGGCCCGCGTGAAGCTCGAGCAGAGCGCCCGGCCGGACGAGCTGGTGGAGCTGGAGGCGAAGCTGGCCGCGCTGGAGAGCGAGAAGGCGGCGCGCGAGCGCGAGCTGGCCACGGGCCAGACGCCGCCGCACGAGGATGGCACTCCGGTGGAGGAGCGGCTGGCGGCTGTGAAGGATCAGGTCGCCACCCTGCGCGCCCGCTGGGAGGAGCAGCGGGCCGCCGTGGACGGGCTGAAGAAGGCCCAGGCGGAGCTGGACGCGGCCAAGGAGGCCTCCGAGAAGGAGAAGCTCAAGGCCAAGGTGACCGAGCTGCGCGACGCCCTCAAGAAGATGCAGGGCGAGTCGCCCATGGTCCACGTGGACGTGGACGCGGACGTGGTGGCCCGGGTGGTGGCCGGGTGGACCGGCGTGCCGGTGGGCAAGATGCGCAGCAGCACGCTGACCGCGGTGCTCCAGTTGGAGGACACGCTGCGGGCGCGCGTGCGCGGCCAGGACATGGCGCTGCGCACGGTGGCGGAGACGATCCGCGCCTCCACCGCCGGCATCCGCAACCCGACGACGCCGATCGGCGTGCTGCTCTTCGTGGGCACCAGCGGCGTGGGCAAGACGGAGACGGCGCTGGCGCTGGCCGACTCGCTCTACGGCGGTGAGCGCTTCCTGACGACGATCAACATGTCGGAGTTCCAGGAGAAGCACACCGTGTCGCGCCTGATCGGCTCGCCCCCGGGCTACGTGGGCTACGGCGAGGGCGGCATGCTCACCGAGGCGGTGCGCCAGCGCCCGTACTCGGTGGTGCTGCTGGACGAGTGCGAGAAGGCCGACCCCGAGGTGCTCAACCTCTTCTACCAAGTCTTCGACAAGGGCGTGCTCAACGACGGCGAGGGCCGCACGGTGGACTTCAAGAACACCGTCGTCATCCTCACCAGCAACCTGGGCACCGATGTCATCATGCAGCTGTTCCAGCAGCCGGAGCCGCCGAGCATCGATGCGGTGCGCGAGGCCCTCAAGCCGGTGCTCACCAAGCACTTCAAGCCGGCGCTGCTGGCCCGCATGTCCATCGTCCCCTACGTCCCCATCCAGAAGGACATCCTCAAGGACATCGCGGCGATGAAGCTCAACTCCCTGGCCGGGCGGCTGCACACCTCGCACCGGATCAAGACGGAGTTCGCCCCCGAGGTCTTCGAGGAGTTCGCCCGGCGGTGTACGGACATGGACGCGGGCGCTCGTAACGTGGACCACGTGCTGCGCGCCTCGCTCATGCCCCAGCTGTCGCGGGAGCTGCTGGAGCACATGGCCAGCGGGGCCACGCCCACCCACTTGCGGGTGGGTCTCACTCTCGGTGGAGAGTGGGATCTGGCGTTCTCCCAGGCGTAA